The Microbacterium sp. SORGH_AS_0862 region GGTGCCGTGCGCCTTGCCGATGGTGTCGGCCTCGACGGGGACCACGAGGTCACCGAAGCGGACGCCGCCCTCGGCCAGGTCGGCCGGGAAGAGGTTCATGGCGGGGGAGCCGATGAATCCGGCGACGAAGACGTTCTTCGGCTTCTCGTACAGGTCGCGCGGGGTGCCGACCTGCTGCAGCAGGCCGTCCTTCAGCACGGCGATGCGGTCACCCATGGTGAGGGCCTCGGTCTGGTCGTGCGTGACGTAGACCGTGGTGACGCCCAGGCGACGCACCAGCGACGCGATCTGGGTACGCGTCTGCACGCGGAGCTTGGCGTCGAGGTTCGACAGCGGCTCGTCCATGAGGAAGACCTGCGGCTGACGCACGATGGCGCGGCCCATGGCGACACGCTGACGCTGACCACCCGAGAGTGCCTTCGGCTTACGGGTCAGGTACTCCTCGAGGTCGAGCAGCTTGGCGGCCTCGAGCACACGCTGGGCGCGCTCTTCCTTGCCGACGCCGGCGATCTTGAGCGCGAAGCCCATGTTCTCGGCGACCGTCATGTGGGGGTAGAGGGCATAGTTCTGGAACACCATCGCGATGTCGCGGTCCTTCGGCGGGACGTCGGTGACGTCGCGGTCGCCGATGCGGATGCTGCCCGAGTTGACCTCTTCGAGGCCGGCGAGCATGCGCAGCGAGGTGGACTTACCGCAACCGGAGGGGCCGACCAGGACGAGGAACTCGCCGTCTCCGACCTCGAGGTTGAGCTTGTCGACGGCCGGGCGAGTTCCCCCCGGGTACAGACGCGTTGCGTTGTCGAACGTGACAGTTGCCACTGTTTCTTCTCCTTCACCGGCAGGTACGTGCCGGACGATCCGTAGTGATGGATGCGCGGGGGTGACCCGCAACGCCCGCCATCGGGCGCACCTCTCAGTATGGCACGAGCGTCTGGGCATTTCTCAGGCTCTCTGGCTAGCATCGGATCGGCCGTTTCCCGTGCGGCTCGACCGGACTCCGCCGGTCCCTACGTTTTCTTCAGAGGTCCTATGTCGAGCGACGACTCATCGAACGTCCCGGCGCCGAGCGACCGCCGCGAGGCGGTGCGCGAGAAGGCGCAGCGAGTACGGCAGCGCCATGCGCGGGTCGGCCGACTCCGCGTGGCCGCGCTCTCGATCAGCGGTGTCGCGGTCGTCGGCGCCGTGGTCGCCGCCGTGGTGTTCGCGGTGAGCTCGTCGACGTCCTCCCCGCAGCTCCAGCCGAGTGGCGCGGTCGACGGCGGCTTTGCTGTCGCCTCGGTCGCCGGTGTGTCGGTTCTCGGAGGCTCCGTGGACGAGCCCGCGCCGACCGAATCCGCGGCGCCGCAGGGTGACACGACCCCCACGCCGGTGCCGACGAACCGCTCGTCCGTCGATATCCGCGTCTATGTGGATTACCTCGCTCCCGGGGCGAAGCAGTTCGAAACCGCGAATGCTCCCCAGCTCTCGTCTTGGGTGACCGAGGGTGCCGCGACGCTCTCGTACCACCCCGTCGCCATGCTGACCGCCAAGTCGAACGGCACGAAGTACTCGCTGCGTGCGGCGGGCGCGGCGGCTTGTGTCGCGACCTATTCGCCCGACACGGTGTTCGCCTTCAACCACCAGCTGCTGCTGCAGCAGCCCGAGGCCACATCCGACGGACTGAGCGACGACACGCTCGCCGACA contains the following coding sequences:
- a CDS encoding ABC transporter ATP-binding protein; the protein is MATVTFDNATRLYPGGTRPAVDKLNLEVGDGEFLVLVGPSGCGKSTSLRMLAGLEEVNSGSIRIGDRDVTDVPPKDRDIAMVFQNYALYPHMTVAENMGFALKIAGVGKEERAQRVLEAAKLLDLEEYLTRKPKALSGGQRQRVAMGRAIVRQPQVFLMDEPLSNLDAKLRVQTRTQIASLVRRLGVTTVYVTHDQTEALTMGDRIAVLKDGLLQQVGTPRDLYEKPKNVFVAGFIGSPAMNLFPADLAEGGVRFGDLVVPVEADTIGKAHGTEVTIGVRPEDIQVAPADGKGLSVVVDLIEELGADGYLYGHSEINGKRTDIVARVDGRRHPSAGETVILAPVPGHVHVFDLESGERLNDKAIASV
- a CDS encoding thioredoxin domain-containing protein, producing the protein MSSDDSSNVPAPSDRREAVREKAQRVRQRHARVGRLRVAALSISGVAVVGAVVAAVVFAVSSSTSSPQLQPSGAVDGGFAVASVAGVSVLGGSVDEPAPTESAAPQGDTTPTPVPTNRSSVDIRVYVDYLAPGAKQFETANAPQLSSWVTEGAATLSYHPVAMLTAKSNGTKYSLRAAGAAACVATYSPDTVFAFNHQLLLQQPEATSDGLSDDTLADMAQAAGATEPRQVRSCIENGEFMAWAKNATDTAVAGIPGTDGLTLTSTPMIFVNGELYQGALDDPKEFAQFVLTTASDAYYRTASPTPTPTPSS